A genomic region of Eucalyptus grandis isolate ANBG69807.140 chromosome 5, ASM1654582v1, whole genome shotgun sequence contains the following coding sequences:
- the LOC104443468 gene encoding bifunctional protein FolD 4, chloroplastic isoform X2, which translates to MTSMVLGECSTSAASRLFPMGLRKDAVVLVRRLSLPRHSRASTDPPSRRTLATGASAPASPPPSVAIEACAKVIDGKHVAKQIRDEISAEVSRMKEAIGVVPGLAVILVGDRKDSATYVRNKKKACESVGINSFEVHLPADSKEEDVLKFISGFNDDPSVHGILVQLPLPSHINEQGILNAVTIQKDVDGFHPLNIGRLAMRGREPLFVPCTPKGCIELLHRYGIGIKGKRAVVIGRSNIVGMPAALLLQREDATISIVHSRTQNPEEITREADIIIAAVGQANMVRGTWIKPGAVIIDVGINPVEDPKSSRGYKLVGDVCYEEACKVASAITPVPGGVGPMTIAMLLSNTLTSAKRAHNFQ; encoded by the exons ATGACTTCGATGGTGCTCGGCGAGTGCTCGACTTCAGCCGCGTCTCGCCTCTTCCCCATGGGCCTCCGCAAGGACGCCGTCGTCTTGGTCCGCAGGTTGTCGCTGCCTCGCCATTCTCGTGCCTCGACGGACCCTCCCTCTCGCCGGACCCTCGCCACCGGCGCTTCTGCTCCGGCTTCGCCGCCACCTTCCG TGGCAATCGAGGCTTGTGCCAAAGTGATCGATGGAAAACATGTTGCAAAGCAAATCAGAGATGAGATTTCAGCTGAAGTATCTAGAATGAAGGAGGCAATTGGGGTTGTACCAGGGTTAGCAGTGATTCTTGTCGGCGACAGGAAGGATTCTGCTACATATGTACGCAACAAGAAAAAGGCTTGTGAGTCTGTGGGGATTAACTCCTTTGAAGTGCATTTGCCTGCGGACtcgaaagaagaagatgttCTCAAGTTTATCTCAGGATTCAATGATGATCCTTCGGTTCACGGCATTCTTGTTCAGTTACCACTGCCTTCA CATATAAATGAACAGGGTATCCTAAATGCAGTAACTATCCAGAAAGATGTGGACGGATTTCACCCATTGAACATTGGTCGACTTGCTATGAGGGGTAGAGAGCCCTTGTTTGTGCCCTGTACGCCTAAAGGCTGCATAGAGCTGTTGCATAGATATGGTATTGGTATTAAGGGAAAGAGAGCCGTTGTGATTGGCCGGAGTAATATTGTCGGGATGCCTGCTGCTTTGCTACTTCAA AGGGAAGACGCAACTATCAGTATTGTCCATTCAAGGACACAAAATCCTGAGGAGATCAcaagagaggcagatatcataATTGCGGCTGTTGGGCAAGCAAACATGGTGAGAGGAACATGGATCAAACCTGGTGCAGTGATTATTGATGTCGGAATCAACCCAGTTGAG GATCCAAAAAGCTCTCGGGGTTACAAGCTAGTAGGAGATGTCTGCTACGAGGAGGCTTGTAAAGTTGCGTCAGCCATCACTCCTGTTCCAGGAGGAGTTGGTCCGATGACGATAGCGATGCTTCTCTCTAATACTCTTACATCCGCAAAGCGGGCACACAACTTCCAATGA
- the LOC104443468 gene encoding bifunctional protein FolD 4, chloroplastic isoform X1, whose translation MTSMVLGECSTSAASRLFPMGLRKDAVVLVRRLSLPRHSRASTDPPSRRTLATGASAPASPPPSASVAIEACAKVIDGKHVAKQIRDEISAEVSRMKEAIGVVPGLAVILVGDRKDSATYVRNKKKACESVGINSFEVHLPADSKEEDVLKFISGFNDDPSVHGILVQLPLPSHINEQGILNAVTIQKDVDGFHPLNIGRLAMRGREPLFVPCTPKGCIELLHRYGIGIKGKRAVVIGRSNIVGMPAALLLQREDATISIVHSRTQNPEEITREADIIIAAVGQANMVRGTWIKPGAVIIDVGINPVEDPKSSRGYKLVGDVCYEEACKVASAITPVPGGVGPMTIAMLLSNTLTSAKRAHNFQ comes from the exons ATGACTTCGATGGTGCTCGGCGAGTGCTCGACTTCAGCCGCGTCTCGCCTCTTCCCCATGGGCCTCCGCAAGGACGCCGTCGTCTTGGTCCGCAGGTTGTCGCTGCCTCGCCATTCTCGTGCCTCGACGGACCCTCCCTCTCGCCGGACCCTCGCCACCGGCGCTTCTGCTCCGGCTTCGCCGCCACCTTCCG CTTCAGTGGCAATCGAGGCTTGTGCCAAAGTGATCGATGGAAAACATGTTGCAAAGCAAATCAGAGATGAGATTTCAGCTGAAGTATCTAGAATGAAGGAGGCAATTGGGGTTGTACCAGGGTTAGCAGTGATTCTTGTCGGCGACAGGAAGGATTCTGCTACATATGTACGCAACAAGAAAAAGGCTTGTGAGTCTGTGGGGATTAACTCCTTTGAAGTGCATTTGCCTGCGGACtcgaaagaagaagatgttCTCAAGTTTATCTCAGGATTCAATGATGATCCTTCGGTTCACGGCATTCTTGTTCAGTTACCACTGCCTTCA CATATAAATGAACAGGGTATCCTAAATGCAGTAACTATCCAGAAAGATGTGGACGGATTTCACCCATTGAACATTGGTCGACTTGCTATGAGGGGTAGAGAGCCCTTGTTTGTGCCCTGTACGCCTAAAGGCTGCATAGAGCTGTTGCATAGATATGGTATTGGTATTAAGGGAAAGAGAGCCGTTGTGATTGGCCGGAGTAATATTGTCGGGATGCCTGCTGCTTTGCTACTTCAA AGGGAAGACGCAACTATCAGTATTGTCCATTCAAGGACACAAAATCCTGAGGAGATCAcaagagaggcagatatcataATTGCGGCTGTTGGGCAAGCAAACATGGTGAGAGGAACATGGATCAAACCTGGTGCAGTGATTATTGATGTCGGAATCAACCCAGTTGAG GATCCAAAAAGCTCTCGGGGTTACAAGCTAGTAGGAGATGTCTGCTACGAGGAGGCTTGTAAAGTTGCGTCAGCCATCACTCCTGTTCCAGGAGGAGTTGGTCCGATGACGATAGCGATGCTTCTCTCTAATACTCTTACATCCGCAAAGCGGGCACACAACTTCCAATGA